Proteins found in one Alphaproteobacteria bacterium genomic segment:
- a CDS encoding histidine phosphatase family protein, translated as MTIYLMRHGETEWNVAGRLQGQKDSPLTARGRAQAAAMGRRLAPLLAVGPPLTLWASALDRSWHTARLLAAELACDPAAIRRDARLNEQSLGPWDGLTDGEMMARDEAAWTAWRRQADLWMAAAPGGESRADMALRARAWLDTIDMSATHMVVGHGVFNRILRGVYGGFGRDRVTALESFPHEAILVLERGRETWLDG; from the coding sequence GTGACGATATATCTCATGCGCCATGGCGAGACTGAGTGGAATGTGGCCGGCCGGCTACAGGGACAGAAGGACTCGCCGCTGACCGCACGGGGCAGGGCGCAGGCGGCAGCCATGGGCCGGCGTCTGGCGCCGCTGCTGGCGGTGGGGCCGCCGCTCACGCTTTGGGCCAGCGCCCTTGACCGCTCCTGGCATACGGCCCGGTTGCTTGCGGCTGAACTGGCCTGCGACCCTGCGGCCATCCGGCGAGACGCTCGCCTCAACGAACAGTCCCTCGGTCCGTGGGATGGATTGACCGATGGTGAGATGATGGCCCGTGACGAAGCGGCGTGGACCGCCTGGCGCCGCCAGGCCGATCTCTGGATGGCGGCAGCGCCCGGTGGTGAGAGCCGGGCCGACATGGCGCTGCGGGCACGCGCCTGGCTTGACACTATCGATATGTCGGCCACTCACATGGTTGTCGGACATGGTGTGTTCAATCGTATTTTGCGCGGCGTCTATGGCGGGTTTGGCCGCGATCGGGTGACCGCCCTGGAATCGTTTCCGCACGAGGCCATTCTGGTGCTGGAGCGGGGACGGGAAACCTGGCTCGATGGCTAG
- a CDS encoding cation diffusion facilitator family transporter → MAPDDTVATDQASDARIAAQAPHGPREARLLRLVTASAVALAVSLVAIKAWAWWLTDSVAVLSTAVDSLLDAGASLLNLLAVRHALKPPSRKFRFGHGKAEAIAGLGQAIFISGSAVYLMFEAVQRLANPQPLPNGAIAIGVMVVSIVLTIALVLFQRHVVRQTASLAVRGDSVHYTSDVLVNTGVIVAILAVGATGQLWVDSVVGGAIALFILWSARTIARDAILMLMDREMPEGDRQRIRAIALAHAEVGSLHDLRTRLSGPTVFIQMHLEMDGDMSLRRAHQIADEVEAEIIAAFPTAEVLIHEDPEGEEEPPPRLA, encoded by the coding sequence ATGGCGCCGGACGACACGGTCGCCACTGACCAGGCCAGCGATGCGCGGATTGCCGCACAGGCGCCACATGGCCCGCGCGAGGCCCGTCTGTTGCGTCTGGTCACCGCCAGTGCGGTGGCGCTGGCGGTGAGCCTGGTGGCCATCAAGGCGTGGGCCTGGTGGCTGACGGATTCGGTGGCCGTCCTGTCAACGGCGGTGGATTCGCTGCTCGATGCCGGCGCTTCGCTGCTCAATCTCCTGGCCGTGCGCCATGCACTGAAGCCGCCCAGCCGCAAGTTCCGTTTCGGCCATGGCAAGGCGGAAGCCATTGCCGGCCTTGGCCAGGCCATCTTTATCTCCGGCTCGGCCGTCTATCTGATGTTTGAGGCGGTGCAGCGGCTGGCCAACCCACAGCCTCTGCCGAACGGCGCCATCGCCATCGGCGTCATGGTGGTATCCATCGTGCTGACCATCGCCCTGGTCCTCTTTCAGCGGCATGTGGTGCGCCAGACCGCATCACTGGCGGTCAGGGGCGATTCCGTTCACTACACCTCGGACGTTCTGGTCAATACCGGCGTCATCGTCGCCATCCTGGCGGTCGGGGCAACCGGCCAGTTGTGGGTCGACAGCGTTGTTGGCGGCGCGATTGCGCTATTCATCCTGTGGAGTGCCCGCACTATCGCCCGTGACGCCATTCTCATGCTGATGGACCGCGAAATGCCGGAAGGCGACCGCCAGCGTATCCGCGCCATTGCCCTCGCTCATGCGGAAGTAGGCTCTTTGCATGATCTCCGCACGCGCCTGTCCGGTCCTACGGTATTCATCCAGATGCACCTGGAAATGGACGGCGACATGAGCCTGCGCCGGGCCCACCAGATCGCCGACGAGGTGGAAGCGGAGATCATCGCCGCCTTTCCCACGGCTGAGGTTCTGATCCATGAGGACCCGGAAGGCGAGGAAGAGCCGCCACCCCGCCTGGCCTGA
- the hemA gene encoding 5-aminolevulinate synthase translates to MDYDRFFADSVDALRAEGRYRVFADLERVAGQFPRARRHVNGQVQTVDVWCSNDYLGMGQHPAVTGAMTEAIAAHGAGAGGTRNISGTAHVHVQLEAELAALHSREAALIFTSGYIANVTTLGTLAARLPAAIVYSDGYNHNSLIEGMRWSRVEKRIFRHNDAAHLDALMAADDPARPKIVVFESVYSMDGDIAPIADLCDVADRHGALTYLDEVHAVGMYGPGGAGVAARDGVGHRPAVIQGTLGKAFGVVGGYIAGSASLIDFVRSFGNAFIFTTALPPAIAAGALAAVRHLRNSDVERERHQERATTVKQRLAAAGLPVMNSASHIVPVMVGDARLCKLASDRLLDHFGIYVQPINYPTVARGTERLRITPTPLHDDAAVDRLIAALGSVWEDLKLGRSQAA, encoded by the coding sequence ATGGATTACGACAGATTTTTCGCGGATTCAGTGGACGCCTTGCGCGCGGAAGGGCGTTATCGCGTCTTCGCCGACCTGGAACGGGTTGCCGGCCAGTTCCCTCGTGCCCGCCGCCATGTGAATGGCCAGGTGCAGACGGTGGATGTGTGGTGCAGCAACGACTATCTGGGCATGGGCCAGCATCCGGCGGTGACCGGCGCCATGACCGAAGCGATTGCCGCCCACGGCGCCGGGGCCGGCGGTACCCGCAACATCTCCGGCACGGCCCATGTGCATGTGCAGCTTGAGGCGGAGCTGGCGGCCCTGCATAGCCGCGAGGCGGCGCTTATCTTCACCTCCGGCTATATCGCCAACGTCACGACGCTCGGCACACTGGCGGCGCGCCTGCCGGCGGCGATCGTCTATTCCGACGGCTACAACCACAACTCACTGATCGAGGGGATGCGCTGGAGCCGGGTGGAAAAACGCATCTTCCGCCACAACGACGCCGCCCATCTGGACGCGCTGATGGCGGCAGACGATCCGGCCCGGCCAAAAATCGTCGTCTTTGAGTCGGTGTACTCCATGGATGGCGACATCGCCCCCATCGCCGATCTCTGTGATGTGGCGGACCGCCATGGCGCCTTGACTTATCTGGACGAAGTTCACGCGGTTGGCATGTATGGCCCCGGCGGCGCCGGCGTGGCGGCACGCGACGGCGTCGGCCACAGGCCGGCCGTCATTCAGGGCACATTGGGCAAGGCCTTCGGCGTGGTTGGCGGCTATATCGCCGGCTCCGCCTCGCTGATCGATTTTGTGCGCAGCTTCGGCAACGCCTTTATCTTCACCACCGCTCTGCCACCGGCCATCGCCGCCGGGGCGCTTGCCGCGGTCCGACACCTGCGCAACAGCGATGTCGAACGTGAGCGCCATCAGGAACGCGCCACCACCGTGAAGCAGCGCCTGGCCGCGGCCGGCCTGCCGGTAATGAACTCCGCCAGCCATATCGTGCCGGTCATGGTCGGCGATGCTCGGCTGTGCAAGCTGGCCAGCGACCGTCTGCTGGATCATTTCGGCATCTACGTTCAGCCGATCAACTATCCGACCGTCGCTCGCGGCACGGAACGTCTGCGCATTACGCCCACCCCCCTGCACGATGACGCGGCGGTGGACCGTCTGATCGCCGCCCTTGGCAGCGTCTGGGAAGACCTGAAGCTGGGCCGCAGCCAGGCGGCCTGA
- a CDS encoding PfkB family carbohydrate kinase: MILVFGSVNLDLSFPLARLPQPGETVLGDDYVMAPGGKGANQALAASRAGAADVRLVAAVGRDDFATAALAGVRGAGVDLAAVVRTQSPTGCAAIAVAASGENAIMVASGANRDLRAGHVPAAWYSADATLLLQMEITAGESTAVARRIHDAGGRVILNLAPAMPPPAGLLAASDVLLVNRIEAAMAMGVAENARPPADLARDLAAAHGLEVIITLGGDGLVGVDGHGVFSMAALPVRPVDTTGAGDCFAGVLAAALDGGLDLREAARRAGVAGALACLGLGAQSAMPRASEIERHMAAAPEVIAAG, encoded by the coding sequence ATGATCCTGGTCTTCGGTTCGGTCAATCTGGATCTGTCTTTCCCGCTGGCCAGGTTGCCGCAGCCGGGCGAGACCGTGCTGGGCGATGATTATGTCATGGCCCCCGGCGGCAAGGGCGCAAACCAGGCTTTGGCCGCCAGCCGTGCCGGCGCCGCTGACGTCCGGCTTGTGGCGGCGGTCGGCCGCGACGATTTCGCCACGGCCGCACTCGCCGGCGTGCGTGGTGCCGGGGTCGATCTCGCTGCGGTGGTGCGAACGCAATCACCGACCGGATGTGCGGCCATCGCCGTCGCTGCCTCCGGCGAGAACGCCATCATGGTCGCTTCCGGCGCCAATCGCGATCTGCGGGCCGGTCATGTGCCGGCGGCGTGGTATTCGGCCGACGCCACTCTCCTGCTGCAGATGGAAATAACGGCCGGCGAGTCGACCGCGGTCGCCCGGCGGATACACGATGCCGGCGGTCGGGTCATCCTCAATCTGGCGCCGGCCATGCCGCCGCCGGCCGGTCTGCTGGCGGCGAGCGACGTCCTGCTGGTCAACCGCATCGAGGCGGCCATGGCCATGGGCGTGGCGGAGAACGCTCGTCCGCCGGCCGACCTGGCGCGCGATCTCGCCGCCGCGCACGGGCTGGAGGTGATCATCACACTCGGCGGCGATGGTCTCGTCGGGGTTGATGGCCACGGTGTTTTCTCCATGGCCGCACTGCCGGTCAGGCCGGTGGATACCACCGGGGCCGGCGACTGCTTCGCCGGTGTCCTCGCCGCCGCACTCGATGGCGGGCTCGATCTTCGCGAGGCGGCCCGCCGCGCCGGGGTCGCCGGCGCTCTCGCCTGTCTGGGGCTGGGGGCGCAGTCCGCCATGCCGCGGGCGAGCGAGATAGAGCGCCACATGGCGGCGGCTCCTGAGGTCATCGCCGCCGGCTAG
- the fabI gene encoding enoyl-ACP reductase FabI, with amino-acid sequence MTDVPGLMRGKRGLVMGIANDRSIAWGIAQAVAQAGGELALTYQGDALEKRIRPLAEKAGAKLVLPCDVTDPASLDSVFATLQQEWGGLDFLVHAIAYSDKAELTGRYVDTSRENFLRTLDISCYSFTEVCRRAAAIMTGGGSLLTLSYYGAERVMPHYNVMGVAKAALEASVRYIAADLGARGIRVNAISAGPIKTLAASGIGDFRYILKWNQFNAPLRRNVTIEEVGASGLYLLSDMGRSVTGEVHHVDAGYHVVGMVSVDAAADVADLLSGLKPET; translated from the coding sequence ATGACAGACGTTCCGGGCCTCATGCGCGGCAAGCGCGGACTGGTCATGGGTATCGCCAACGACCGGTCCATCGCATGGGGCATCGCCCAGGCGGTGGCCCAGGCCGGCGGCGAGCTGGCCCTCACCTATCAGGGCGACGCCCTGGAAAAACGCATCCGCCCGCTGGCCGAAAAGGCCGGCGCCAAACTGGTGCTGCCGTGCGACGTGACCGACCCGGCCAGTCTGGACAGTGTCTTTGCCACCCTGCAGCAGGAGTGGGGCGGGCTCGATTTCCTGGTCCACGCCATCGCCTATTCCGACAAGGCAGAGCTGACCGGCCGCTACGTGGACACCAGCCGCGAGAACTTTCTGCGGACGCTGGATATCTCCTGCTATTCGTTCACTGAAGTGTGCCGACGGGCGGCCGCCATCATGACCGGCGGCGGCAGCCTGCTGACCCTGTCCTATTATGGCGCCGAACGGGTCATGCCCCATTACAATGTTATGGGCGTGGCCAAGGCGGCACTGGAAGCCAGCGTGCGCTATATCGCCGCCGATCTTGGCGCCCGTGGTATCCGCGTCAACGCCATCTCCGCCGGGCCCATCAAGACGCTTGCCGCATCAGGCATCGGCGACTTCCGCTATATCCTGAAGTGGAACCAGTTCAATGCCCCGCTGCGCCGCAACGTGACTATCGAGGAAGTCGGTGCGTCGGGCCTGTACCTGCTGAGCGACATGGGGCGATCAGTCACCGGTGAGGTGCACCACGTTGACGCCGGCTATCATGTGGTCGGCATGGTGTCGGTTGACGCCGCCGCCGACGTGGCGGACCTGTTGAGCGGCCTGAAGCCCGAAACCTGA
- a CDS encoding aspartate aminotransferase family protein, translating into MTTPDGINSAVGRDKAYHLHPYSNPRAIERDGPMVIASGRGVYVTDENGKEYLEGLAGLWCTSLGFSEARLADAANRQMRRLPFYQSFTAKVPDITTELAERLMRIAPDNMSKVFFVNSGSEANDTQVKIVWYYNNARGRPEKKKIIARQRAYHGITLGALNMTGVAYAQNGFDVPFDRFKHVSCPHYYDYAEPGESEEAFATRLAEELDRMIVAEGPETVAAFIAEPIMGAGGVVIPPPTYYEKIQAVLKKHDVLLIADEVICGFGRTGKMFGSQALGMKPDLISIAKALSSAYLPIGGVMMSDEIFQGIADLSDKYGQFGHGHTYSGHPVAAAVALETLKIYEERDILSQVERMAPVLQDGLRAFADHPLVGNVRGMGLIGAIQLVADKTTGRHFDPPQKVAMHLYQRAQHHGVILRAVPVDTIAFCPPLIITADEIATMLERFGKALDDTWAWVNETGLVEAA; encoded by the coding sequence ATGACCACGCCAGACGGAATCAATTCGGCCGTGGGCCGCGACAAGGCCTACCACCTGCACCCCTATTCGAATCCACGGGCGATCGAGCGCGACGGCCCCATGGTCATCGCTTCGGGTCGCGGCGTCTATGTGACGGATGAGAACGGCAAGGAGTATCTGGAGGGCCTGGCCGGCCTGTGGTGCACGTCGCTGGGCTTTAGCGAGGCACGGCTGGCCGACGCCGCCAACCGGCAGATGCGACGCCTGCCTTTCTATCAGAGCTTCACCGCCAAGGTGCCGGACATCACCACCGAACTGGCCGAACGCCTGATGCGGATTGCACCGGACAATATGAGCAAGGTGTTCTTCGTCAACTCCGGCTCAGAGGCCAACGACACGCAGGTCAAGATCGTCTGGTACTACAACAACGCCCGTGGTCGCCCGGAGAAAAAGAAGATCATCGCCCGCCAGCGGGCCTATCACGGCATTACGCTGGGCGCCCTCAACATGACCGGGGTCGCCTATGCACAGAACGGCTTCGACGTGCCGTTCGACCGCTTCAAGCATGTGAGTTGTCCGCACTATTATGACTATGCCGAACCTGGCGAAAGCGAAGAGGCCTTCGCCACCCGTCTGGCCGAAGAACTGGACCGGATGATCGTGGCCGAAGGGCCGGAAACAGTGGCCGCCTTTATTGCCGAGCCGATCATGGGCGCCGGTGGCGTGGTGATTCCGCCACCTACATACTATGAGAAGATTCAGGCGGTGCTGAAAAAGCACGACGTGCTGCTGATCGCCGACGAAGTCATCTGTGGCTTTGGCCGCACCGGCAAGATGTTCGGCAGCCAGGCACTGGGCATGAAGCCGGACCTGATTTCCATCGCCAAGGCCCTGTCGTCGGCCTATCTGCCCATCGGCGGCGTGATGATGAGCGACGAGATCTTTCAGGGCATCGCCGACCTGTCGGACAAGTATGGCCAGTTTGGCCACGGCCACACCTATTCCGGCCACCCGGTGGCCGCGGCGGTCGCGCTGGAAACCCTCAAGATCTATGAGGAGCGCGATATCCTGAGTCAGGTAGAGCGCATGGCGCCAGTACTGCAGGACGGCCTGCGCGCCTTTGCCGACCACCCGCTGGTGGGCAATGTCCGGGGTATGGGATTGATCGGCGCGATCCAGCTGGTGGCCGACAAGACGACCGGCCGGCATTTTGACCCGCCGCAGAAGGTGGCCATGCACCTCTATCAGCGGGCCCAGCACCACGGGGTGATCCTGCGCGCTGTGCCCGTGGACACGATCGCCTTCTGTCCGCCGCTGATCATCACGGCGGACGAGATCGCCACCATGCTGGAGCGCTTCGGCAAGGCGCTTGACGACACCTGGGCGTGGGTCAATGAAACCGGGCTGGTGGAAGCCGCCTGA
- the pdxH gene encoding pyridoxamine 5'-phosphate oxidase: protein MDWMVPVDAQTAQATVDVRRMARDSVTDQTAAQAQAGVPDEPALVPEGDSPLDLFHRWYAEARQHEGRFYDAMALATASPDGVPAVRMVLLKEADARGFVFYSNTDSRKGQELAANPVASLCFHWQGLKRQVRIDGRVERVADEEADAYFAGRPRGSQIGAWASDQSRPLPGRATLVKRVAQATARHAIGTVPRPDHWHGYRVVPHRLEFWQDMPFRLHDRLVFEAAGDGWRQYRLYP from the coding sequence ATGGATTGGATGGTGCCGGTGGATGCCCAGACAGCACAGGCGACGGTGGACGTAAGACGGATGGCCAGGGACAGCGTGACCGACCAGACAGCAGCTCAGGCCCAGGCTGGCGTGCCTGACGAGCCCGCGCTGGTGCCCGAAGGGGATTCGCCGCTGGACCTGTTTCACCGCTGGTATGCCGAGGCGCGGCAGCACGAGGGGCGATTCTATGATGCCATGGCGCTGGCCACCGCCTCGCCGGATGGTGTCCCCGCTGTCCGTATGGTGCTCCTCAAAGAGGCCGATGCCCGTGGCTTCGTCTTCTACTCCAACACCGACAGCCGCAAGGGGCAGGAGCTGGCCGCCAACCCTGTCGCTTCCCTGTGCTTTCACTGGCAGGGTCTCAAACGCCAGGTGCGTATTGACGGCCGTGTGGAAAGAGTGGCTGACGAAGAGGCGGATGCCTATTTCGCCGGCCGGCCGCGCGGCAGCCAGATCGGCGCATGGGCGTCGGACCAGTCGCGCCCGCTGCCGGGTCGCGCCACCCTGGTCAAGCGCGTCGCCCAGGCCACGGCACGTCATGCCATAGGCACCGTGCCGCGACCGGACCACTGGCACGGCTACCGCGTGGTGCCCCACCGGCTGGAGTTCTGGCAGGACATGCCTTTCCGCCTGCATGACCGCCTGGTGTTCGAGGCGGCGGGTGATGGCTGGCGGCAGTACCGGCTGTATCCGTGA
- a CDS encoding universal stress protein — MTIRDILVHADASRHLPARLAYALALAERSKARIAGLYVVGTPMVMASMGQPMTAEVYETLMDVAKEGAARSKAMFEKAVSGAGGSVEWREARDGVDEAVALHGRYADLIIVGQPDPDEPTPPGGSSTVAASAALNAGRPVLVVPYAGAFTPPPRHVVAAWDASRAATRAIHDALPLMAMAEKVTLLSVAPDAEDLGPLPGADMAAHLARHGLDVTARTEQGADSSVADILLNFISDEGAEMLVMGGYGHSRMRELVLGGATRGILRSMTVPVLLGH, encoded by the coding sequence ATGACCATCAGGGACATTCTCGTGCATGCGGACGCGTCGCGCCACCTGCCGGCCCGACTGGCCTACGCCCTGGCTCTGGCCGAGCGCAGCAAGGCGCGGATCGCCGGCCTCTATGTGGTAGGGACGCCCATGGTGATGGCGAGTATGGGCCAGCCCATGACGGCGGAAGTGTATGAAACCCTGATGGACGTGGCGAAAGAGGGCGCCGCCCGATCGAAGGCGATGTTCGAGAAGGCGGTCTCCGGCGCGGGCGGCTCCGTCGAGTGGCGTGAGGCGCGCGATGGCGTTGACGAGGCGGTCGCCCTGCATGGTCGCTATGCGGATCTTATTATCGTCGGTCAGCCTGACCCTGACGAGCCGACCCCGCCCGGCGGCTCCAGCACCGTCGCCGCCAGCGCCGCGCTCAATGCCGGGCGGCCGGTTCTGGTGGTGCCCTACGCCGGTGCCTTCACGCCGCCGCCGCGCCATGTGGTAGCGGCGTGGGACGCCAGCCGGGCCGCGACCCGCGCCATTCATGACGCATTGCCGCTGATGGCTATGGCGGAAAAGGTGACCCTCTTGTCTGTTGCGCCGGATGCCGAGGATCTGGGGCCGTTGCCCGGGGCCGACATGGCCGCGCACCTGGCCCGTCACGGCCTTGATGTGACGGCGCGGACCGAACAGGGCGCCGATTCCTCCGTCGCCGACATTCTGCTCAACTTCATTTCCGATGAAGGCGCGGAAATGCTGGTCATGGGTGGTTACGGCCATTCGCGTATGCGGGAACTGGTTCTCGGTGGGGCCACCCGCGGCATACTGCGCAGCATGACCGTGCCGGTGCTGCTCGGCCACTAG
- a CDS encoding mannose-1-phosphate guanylyltransferase/mannose-6-phosphate isomerase, protein MIQINTPRPLVPVILSGGAGSRLWPLSRAGYPKQLLPLVTERSLLQETVLRAGVAAGFLPPVLICNEAQRFLVAEQMRTVGVTAGCIALEPEGRNTAPAVATGALLVRRQSPGALMAVFASDHAVADTDAFIKAVSTAAGAAAQGYLATLGITPDRPDTGYGYIRRGAPLAGCPGAFAIQRFVEKPDRARAEAMLAEGGHDWNSAMFVFDPQVFLDELQTLEPEIYAACGAAVDRAAQDLDFLRLDSEAFCRSPARPVDTAVMERTSRGVVVPADLGWSDVGSWHALWQIARRDSDDNSLHGPVVALDSHGSYVRAEHGVVGVVGLTDMVVVATDDAVFVAPRDRASEAGLLVERLRAQNYSAADEPTRIYRPWGWYQSLDQGPGYQVKHLYVYANAKLSLQMHHRRAEHWIVVSGTAQVVRGDSHFALEANQSTYIPVETLHRLGNDGPEPLSVIEIQSGDYLGEDDIVRFEDDFGRTASD, encoded by the coding sequence ATGATTCAGATCAATACGCCCCGTCCACTGGTGCCGGTCATCCTGTCCGGCGGCGCCGGCAGCCGTCTGTGGCCGTTGTCCAGGGCCGGCTATCCCAAGCAATTGCTGCCGCTGGTGACGGAGCGGTCACTGTTGCAGGAAACCGTGCTGCGGGCCGGCGTCGCGGCCGGGTTCCTGCCGCCGGTCCTGATTTGCAACGAGGCTCAGCGCTTTCTGGTGGCCGAACAGATGCGAACCGTCGGCGTCACCGCGGGATGCATCGCTCTGGAGCCGGAAGGCCGCAATACGGCGCCGGCGGTGGCGACAGGCGCCCTGCTGGTGCGCCGGCAGTCGCCGGGGGCCCTGATGGCGGTCTTTGCCTCCGACCATGCGGTGGCGGATACAGACGCCTTCATCAAGGCGGTCTCCACCGCCGCCGGCGCCGCTGCGCAAGGCTATCTGGCGACACTCGGCATCACGCCAGACCGGCCGGACACCGGCTATGGCTATATCCGTCGCGGCGCGCCGCTGGCCGGGTGTCCCGGCGCGTTCGCCATACAGCGGTTTGTGGAGAAGCCGGACCGGGCGCGAGCCGAAGCCATGCTGGCGGAAGGCGGCCATGACTGGAACAGCGCCATGTTCGTATTCGACCCCCAGGTCTTTCTGGACGAGCTGCAAACCCTGGAGCCGGAGATATACGCCGCGTGCGGTGCGGCCGTGGACAGAGCCGCACAGGACCTGGACTTCCTGCGCCTGGACAGCGAGGCGTTCTGCCGGTCGCCGGCCCGACCGGTGGATACCGCCGTGATGGAACGCACGTCCAGAGGCGTGGTGGTGCCGGCCGACCTCGGCTGGAGCGACGTAGGGTCATGGCATGCGTTGTGGCAGATCGCCCGGCGCGACAGCGATGACAATTCCCTGCACGGCCCGGTTGTCGCACTGGACAGCCATGGCAGCTATGTGCGGGCGGAGCATGGGGTGGTTGGCGTTGTCGGTCTGACGGACATGGTGGTGGTGGCCACCGACGATGCGGTATTCGTCGCCCCGCGCGACCGCGCCTCAGAGGCCGGCCTGCTGGTCGAGCGGTTGCGGGCACAGAATTACAGCGCCGCCGATGAACCGACCCGTATCTATCGGCCGTGGGGCTGGTACCAGAGTCTGGACCAGGGGCCGGGCTATCAGGTGAAGCACCTGTACGTCTACGCCAACGCAAAGCTGTCGTTGCAGATGCACCACCGGCGGGCGGAGCACTGGATCGTCGTCAGCGGCACCGCACAGGTTGTGCGCGGCGACAGCCACTTCGCGCTGGAGGCCAATCAAAGCACCTACATCCCGGTGGAAACGCTCCACCGTCTGGGCAATGACGGGCCGGAGCCCCTGTCCGTGATTGAAATCCAGTCCGGTGACTATCTGGGCGAGGATGACATCGTCCGTTTCGAGGACGATTTCGGCCGCACGGCCAGCGACTAG
- a CDS encoding universal stress protein has product MTYRAILIPLLGGTAEPAALQTAIALTRRSAGHLTGLHIKPDPRDVMPYISEGASGALVTELMAATEKEGDERAREAKKRFTEAVKAAGIDMVERPGGRGGATCSWREVVGREEVVVRRIGRMVDVVVMSWPSDADNVEQAVTLDAAMFDTARPVLLVPPDRTVSGADTICLAWNGGPEAARAAMESMPLMHEAKKVYVLTAADPRMRGTTVDDLVHYLNQHGIEPELVTCPTEGKTVGAALLDAVREKGGDLLVMGCYGRSRISERVLGGVTRHVLKTASVPVLMVH; this is encoded by the coding sequence ATGACCTATCGCGCCATTCTGATTCCTCTTCTCGGCGGCACGGCAGAGCCGGCGGCGCTGCAGACCGCCATCGCTCTGACCCGGCGCAGCGCCGGCCACCTGACCGGTCTGCACATCAAGCCCGACCCGCGCGATGTCATGCCCTATATCAGCGAGGGAGCGTCCGGCGCGTTGGTGACGGAGCTCATGGCGGCGACCGAGAAAGAAGGCGACGAACGCGCCCGCGAGGCGAAGAAGCGGTTCACCGAGGCGGTCAAGGCCGCCGGCATCGACATGGTGGAGCGGCCGGGCGGCCGCGGCGGGGCCACCTGCTCGTGGCGTGAAGTGGTCGGCCGCGAAGAGGTTGTCGTGCGCCGTATCGGACGCATGGTGGACGTGGTGGTCATGTCCTGGCCATCGGACGCCGACAATGTGGAGCAGGCGGTCACTCTGGATGCGGCCATGTTTGATACGGCACGGCCGGTATTGCTGGTGCCGCCGGATCGCACCGTGAGCGGCGCCGATACCATCTGTCTGGCCTGGAACGGGGGCCCGGAAGCGGCCCGCGCCGCCATGGAATCCATGCCCCTGATGCACGAGGCCAAGAAGGTCTATGTGCTGACCGCGGCGGACCCGCGCATGCGCGGAACGACGGTTGATGATCTGGTCCACTACCTCAACCAGCATGGCATCGAACCGGAGCTGGTCACCTGTCCGACCGAAGGCAAGACGGTTGGCGCCGCCCTGCTGGACGCGGTGCGGGAGAAGGGCGGCGATCTGCTGGTGATGGGCTGTTACGGTCGTTCGCGCATTAGCGAGCGGGTACTCGGCGGCGTCACCCGCCATGTGCTCAAGACCGCGTCGGTACCGGTCCTGATGGTGCACTAG